A DNA window from Mycolicibacter terrae contains the following coding sequences:
- a CDS encoding amidase family protein has protein sequence MPGAHDDGLAFAGVARLAQLVREREVSPRELVTLYLDRIARLDPVLNAFRTVLGDTAMAEAAQVERRLAAGEVLPLAGVPIAVKDDTDVAGVSSMCGTGIDVGPASTDSAAVRRLRAAGAVIIGKTHLSEFGAYPVCESATWGVTRNPWDLYRTPGGSSGGSAAAVASGMVPGATGSDSGGSVRIPAACCGLVGLKGQRGRISTKESPERAYRFHGLNHIGPLARSVVDAALLHDAMTGPEPDDEIPSPPPAPPLMDALLAPTRRLRVAVSFKPVVPVPVSDEVRRPVCETADLLRSLGHEVVERDPVYPVVGIAAVLALFMNGFADEIARLPETELLERRMQAEARTSRLVPDWLARQAVAAEPRITARSQRPIADFDVLMTPVLAIPPVRVGYFEGFGPTRAMLRMLKFIPFTFPQCYSGQPAMSVPTGIAADGVPEAVHLVARANDEATLISLAAQIESVRPWVQRRPPTEALLSQVG, from the coding sequence ATGCCGGGCGCGCACGATGATGGGTTGGCCTTTGCCGGCGTCGCGCGGTTAGCGCAGTTGGTGCGGGAGCGCGAGGTGTCCCCGCGCGAACTGGTGACGCTGTACCTGGATCGGATCGCCCGACTTGACCCGGTGCTGAACGCATTTCGCACCGTGCTCGGCGACACGGCGATGGCCGAGGCCGCGCAGGTCGAGCGGCGGCTTGCCGCCGGAGAGGTGCTGCCGCTGGCCGGCGTGCCGATCGCGGTCAAGGACGACACCGATGTGGCGGGTGTTTCGTCGATGTGCGGCACCGGAATCGACGTCGGCCCGGCCAGCACCGACAGCGCCGCGGTGCGCCGGCTGCGCGCCGCCGGCGCGGTGATCATCGGCAAGACTCACCTCTCGGAGTTCGGCGCCTACCCGGTCTGCGAATCGGCCACCTGGGGGGTGACCCGCAACCCGTGGGATCTCTACCGGACCCCGGGTGGATCCAGCGGCGGCTCGGCCGCCGCCGTGGCCTCCGGGATGGTGCCCGGCGCCACTGGCAGCGACAGCGGCGGCTCGGTCCGCATCCCGGCCGCCTGCTGCGGGCTGGTCGGCCTGAAGGGCCAACGCGGACGGATCAGCACCAAGGAGTCGCCCGAACGGGCCTACCGGTTCCACGGACTGAACCACATCGGGCCGCTGGCCCGCAGCGTCGTCGACGCCGCGCTGCTGCACGACGCGATGACCGGCCCCGAACCCGACGACGAGATCCCCTCGCCGCCACCGGCGCCGCCGCTGATGGACGCGCTGCTGGCGCCGACGCGGCGGCTGCGGGTCGCGGTGTCGTTCAAGCCGGTGGTTCCGGTGCCGGTCAGCGACGAGGTGCGTCGCCCGGTGTGCGAGACCGCGGACTTGTTGCGTTCGCTGGGCCACGAGGTCGTCGAGCGTGACCCGGTCTATCCGGTGGTGGGTATCGCCGCGGTGCTCGCGCTGTTCATGAACGGGTTCGCCGACGAGATCGCCCGGCTGCCGGAGACCGAACTGCTGGAACGACGTATGCAGGCCGAGGCACGAACCAGCCGCCTGGTCCCGGACTGGCTGGCCCGGCAGGCGGTGGCCGCCGAGCCCCGGATCACCGCCCGCTCGCAGCGTCCGATCGCCGACTTCGACGTGCTGATGACCCCGGTGCTGGCGATCCCGCCGGTGCGGGTGGGCTACTTCGAGGGTTTCGGCCCGACCCGCGCCATGCTGCGAATGCTGAAGTTCATCCCGTTCACCTTCCCGCAGTGCTACAGCGGCCAGCCGGCGATGTCGGTCCCGACCGGGATCGCCGCCGACGGCGTACCCGAGGCGGTGCACCTGGTGGCACGGGCCAACGACGAGGCGACCCTGATTTCGCTTGCGGCACAGATCGAGTCGGTGCGGCCGTGGGTCCAGCGCCGGCCGCCCACCGAGGCGCTGCTGTCGCAGGTTGGCTGA
- a CDS encoding SRPBCC family protein, with protein sequence MVVTVVEAGPRQVSRSVEVAAPAAELFAMAADPRRHRELDGSGTVRDTVKAPAEITVGSKFSTNMKMFGLPYRITSTVTAFKPDELVEWRHPEGHRWRWEFEPIAPSLTRVTETFDYRNGGALKLKFYELTRSAKTNAAGIEATLRRLCERYPVT encoded by the coding sequence ATGGTTGTCACCGTTGTCGAAGCGGGACCCCGGCAGGTCAGCCGGTCGGTGGAGGTTGCGGCTCCGGCGGCCGAACTGTTCGCGATGGCGGCCGACCCGCGCCGCCATCGGGAACTGGACGGGTCGGGTACGGTCCGGGATACCGTCAAGGCACCGGCCGAAATCACTGTCGGGTCAAAGTTTTCGACGAACATGAAGATGTTCGGGTTGCCCTACCGCATCACCAGCACCGTGACCGCGTTCAAGCCGGACGAGTTGGTCGAGTGGCGCCACCCGGAAGGCCATCGCTGGCGATGGGAGTTCGAGCCGATCGCACCGAGCCTGACCAGAGTCACCGAGACATTCGACTACCGCAACGGTGGTGCGCTCAAATTGAAGTTCTACGAGCTGACCCGGTCCGCCAAGACCAATGCCGCGGGTATCGAGGCGACACTGAGGAGGCTGTGCGAGCGCTACCCGGTGACGTAG
- a CDS encoding HNH endonuclease signature motif containing protein, protein MGRDALADRDTILGCLDAQEAINAQLAQCSFDALSPEELVEVLARREALAWQAPAIDHQIVARFVAEGHGAVLAGCSLAKALGERLRISAAEARRRIAEAADLGPRTAMIGQPLEPVLPALAAAQAAGRVGPEQMAIARKAMDKIPTRVAAADRERAERDLAELATLFAPETFGRLAAHLIAVLDQDGDEPDDRQRHAHRGLRLGPQRADGLSTLSGKISPELRATLEPVLAKLAAPGMCNSADDQPCVAGTPSQDQIQHDHRTRDQRQHDALLAALRATLACGDLGQLNGLPVTVIVSTTLAELQAATGHTPPTESPVTGKAHTAGGGLLPMSDLLRMASHAYHYLSIFDGKGRALWLGRSKRLASGDQRIVLHARDRGCTRPGCTVSGYLSQAHHLENDWATNGQTDIDELALACAPDNRMASEQGWLTRLDDTGRVEWIPPPKLDHGQPRTNPFHFIEAVIDHHRRPLPDGDDDPLPTSAEDDWKQAG, encoded by the coding sequence ATGGGTAGGGATGCGCTCGCCGATCGGGACACCATTCTGGGGTGTCTGGATGCGCAGGAAGCGATTAATGCGCAGTTGGCGCAGTGTTCGTTCGATGCGTTGAGCCCCGAGGAACTGGTGGAGGTGCTGGCCCGCCGGGAGGCGTTGGCGTGGCAGGCGCCGGCGATCGATCATCAGATCGTGGCCCGCTTCGTGGCCGAGGGCCATGGCGCGGTGTTGGCGGGGTGCTCGCTGGCCAAGGCCCTCGGTGAGCGGTTGCGGATCAGCGCGGCAGAAGCCCGCCGGCGGATCGCCGAGGCCGCTGACCTGGGACCGCGCACCGCCATGATCGGTCAACCCCTCGAACCGGTGCTGCCCGCTCTGGCTGCCGCGCAGGCAGCCGGGCGGGTCGGCCCCGAGCAGATGGCGATCGCCCGCAAGGCGATGGACAAGATCCCGACCCGGGTGGCTGCTGCAGATCGAGAGCGCGCCGAACGTGATCTGGCAGAGCTGGCGACGCTGTTCGCCCCGGAGACCTTCGGGCGGTTGGCGGCGCATCTGATCGCCGTTCTGGATCAAGATGGCGACGAGCCCGACGACCGCCAACGCCACGCCCACCGCGGGCTGCGGCTGGGGCCGCAACGAGCCGATGGATTGAGCACCCTGTCCGGCAAGATCAGCCCGGAATTGCGGGCGACCCTCGAGCCGGTACTGGCCAAACTGGCCGCCCCGGGGATGTGCAACTCCGCCGACGACCAACCCTGTGTGGCCGGCACCCCCAGCCAGGACCAGATCCAGCACGATCACCGCACCCGCGATCAACGCCAACACGATGCTCTGCTCGCCGCCTTACGCGCCACCCTGGCCTGTGGGGATCTGGGCCAACTCAACGGCCTGCCGGTGACCGTGATCGTCTCGACCACCCTGGCCGAGCTGCAGGCCGCCACCGGTCATACGCCGCCGACCGAATCCCCGGTCACCGGCAAGGCACACACCGCCGGTGGCGGCCTGCTGCCCATGAGTGATCTGCTGCGCATGGCTTCCCACGCCTACCACTACCTGAGCATCTTCGACGGGAAAGGCCGAGCCTTGTGGTTGGGCCGCAGCAAACGCCTCGCCTCAGGAGATCAGCGCATCGTGCTGCACGCACGCGACCGCGGCTGCACCCGCCCAGGATGTACGGTCTCGGGTTATCTGTCCCAGGCCCATCACCTCGAAAACGACTGGGCCACAAACGGGCAGACCGATATCGACGAACTCGCGTTGGCGTGCGCGCCGGACAACCGGATGGCCAGCGAACAGGGCTGGTTGACCAGACTCGACGACACCGGCCGGGTCGAATGGATCCCACCACCCAAACTCGACCACGGCCAACCACGCACCAACCCCTTCCACTTCATCGAAGCCGTCATCGACCACCACCGACGGCCTCTCCCAGACGGCGACGACGACCCTCTCCCGACGTCAGCCGAAGACGACTGGAAACAAGCCGGCTGA
- a CDS encoding NAD-dependent epimerase/dehydratase family protein, with protein MRAFVTGGTGFVGSNLVAALLDRGIEVRVLRRSTSPMAALDGLDCETRVGDVLDGVDALTEAMADCDWVFHTAAISDYWRYRTQTRLYRTNVDGTRDMATAARRAGVKRFVYTSSLAALGVPTRGHLLVETDEFNIRPRRFPYGHSKHLAETELHKEVAAGLPAVIVNPSVVIGPRDVNRIASAMLVEAKRGRLWFAAPGGTNFVSVDDVVAGHIAAAERGRVGERYILGGENLPFRAVFAAANELFGRGAPSIVLPRWIIPVAAAGVSVARAVAGPRLPIDARQMRLSLAEIYADPAKSHNELGVPFTPFRTALRSGYEWYRSNGYLDG; from the coding sequence GTGCGGGCATTCGTCACCGGGGGAACCGGATTCGTCGGCTCGAACCTGGTGGCCGCCTTGCTCGACCGCGGCATCGAGGTTCGGGTGTTGCGACGCTCGACCTCGCCGATGGCCGCGCTCGACGGCCTGGACTGTGAAACCCGGGTCGGTGACGTACTCGACGGTGTCGACGCGCTGACCGAGGCGATGGCGGACTGCGATTGGGTATTCCACACCGCGGCGATCTCGGACTACTGGCGCTACCGGACCCAGACCCGGCTCTACCGCACCAATGTCGACGGCACCCGCGACATGGCTACCGCGGCCCGGCGGGCCGGGGTGAAGCGCTTCGTCTACACCAGTTCGCTGGCCGCCCTGGGTGTTCCCACGCGGGGCCATCTGCTGGTGGAGACCGACGAGTTCAACATCCGCCCGCGGAGATTCCCCTACGGGCACAGCAAGCATCTCGCCGAGACCGAACTGCACAAGGAAGTGGCGGCGGGCCTGCCCGCGGTGATCGTCAACCCCTCGGTGGTGATCGGGCCCCGCGACGTCAACCGCATCGCCAGCGCGATGCTGGTCGAAGCGAAGCGCGGTCGGCTGTGGTTCGCCGCTCCGGGTGGTACCAACTTCGTCTCGGTCGACGACGTGGTGGCCGGCCACATCGCGGCAGCGGAACGGGGACGGGTCGGCGAACGCTACATCCTGGGCGGTGAAAACCTGCCGTTCCGTGCGGTGTTCGCGGCCGCCAATGAACTCTTTGGCCGGGGTGCCCCCTCGATTGTGCTGCCGCGCTGGATAATTCCGGTAGCTGCGGCCGGCGTGAGCGTCGCTCGTGCCGTCGCGGGCCCGCGGTTGCCGATCGACGCCCGCCAGATGCGCCTGTCGCTGGCCGAGATCTACGCCGATCCCGCCAAGTCCCACAACGAGTTGGGCGTGCCGTTCACCCCGTTCCGCACCGCGCTGCGCAGCGGCTACGAGTGGTACCGCAGCAACGGCTACCTGGACGGGTAA